The genomic stretch TCGAGGTCGATCTTCTGACCATCGAGCATTATGAGCAGCTGCTGGAGCGATTGGAGCGGGAACTCGAAAAAGTGGCCACACGGCACGACCCAGTCAATCTCTCTCTGCTTAAGAGCATCCCCGGTGTCGGAAAGATCCTCGGCATGGTCATGCTCTACGAGATCGAGGATATCGGACGCTTTCCCCGCGAGCAGGATTTTGCCTCTTACTGCCGATTGGTCAAACCGGCCAAGCAGTCCAACGGCAAAAACTACGGCCACTCAGGCAAGAAGATTGGCAACGCGCATCTGCGCTGGGCCTTTGGCGAAGCGGTGGTTCTGATGCTCAAGGGCAACGCGCCGGCGCAACAGGTCAAGCAGAGACTCGCCAGCAAGCACGGCAAAGGCAAGGCCATGGCGATCCTCGCACACCGGCTGGGAAGAGCCGTCTATTACATGCTCAAGAATCAGGTGCCTTTTGATCAGGAGCTTTTCCTGCGCAAGAGCACCTGAAGCGGAGGGGGCGGATCAGCCTGAGCCTCTAACTGGCGATACCCTCAAGGCAGACTGAAACCGATCGGCCGAAATGAAGCGAAAACTTCTGGGAGAAAAACCCTTAAACCAGGCCGGATAGTCAGCCACCCACGATCAGCCGGTTGTATTGATTGGAGATCCGCCTCGCTCCCATATAACTTGCGCGATGGTCCAAAGGGCCAGCGCCGGATTCTGCCCCTTCCCCGATCCCGCAACTAACTGCGGCCATCGGCAAAACCAGATGGACCCCGATGTCTTGAATGGGACGGCACAAGGGAACGCGCGTGATTCCAGGCGGCAGGGAGGCCTCAAAAGAGCCCCTGCAAAAAGAGCCTCGATAAGTGTTTGGAGCAGAATTCGTCTGCAGCCAGAAGATAATCCCAAGTCGGAAACCGGTGGGCTCTGGTTGATCAGTCGCTTGTCAAAGAACCAAAGGAGACTTCTTTTAGGTTATCGATCTTTTTTACTCTTGACGGCCGGGGGCCTGATAAGGGTTGGGCAAGCTCTTAAGCCTCAAATCATTTCTTAAATATTTTCGCTGGCATCAGAAAGCAATTCTGCTTGTGTGGGTTGATAATGACCATGTCATCATCTGCTAATCCAGCAACGATATTTTCAATTTTTGCTGCCACCCCAAGTTCGCTCCACCTTGAGCCAGAATTGGCTTCCAAGAATGATGCCTCACTCGCGAAGATTGGAATAAATGGTTTGTTGTTGTGTGCAATAAATTCTTGGATTCTTATTTGCCCGTCCGTTTGCTCCCCAGAAATGAAATAGACCTCTACCTCCCTAAGGCGTGCGAGCAGCTTTGGACCATATGCATTAAATTTGGCTGCCTTTTCGACAAGTTCGTCGATGGGTATATCATTTAACTTATTCAAAATTCGCACCTTTCATTTGCTGCCCAACGGTAGTGATAAGCGGCGGCGGATAGGCCAGCGAGGACCACAGAACTTTTGTTGAGAAGCACCGCGTTTTACCCGTCCGCTTGATTATTTGGTTGGGCGGTTATTTGTCGTTGCCGAGGACGGCGCGCTCAGCGCTCAAGTGCAAATCAGATTTTTCTTGTTCGAGCAAAAGATAGGTGCTTCTTTTTATATCTTCTATTGGCTGGTTGTTTTTTAAAGATTGAGCTTTTCCCCATTCCTTTTGAGCTAATTCATTTTGACCAATTTCCTCCAGAGCCACCGCAAGTTTGCCACGGTCAATACCCTCAACGATTTTTTGCCCCTTAATGACACTTTCTGTTGAGTTCATATTTTTGAAAACTAAGAGTGCGAACGGGAAGAATATTGATTCATCATTGTAATAAGTTTGATCATCCCTAAAAATTCTGAACCCATCATCAGACTCAGCGTTGACAGCAACCCACCTGTGAGTGACGGCCTCAAACTTTCTGTTTTCGCGAGCAGCCTTCGCCGCTAAAAATTCCTGTTCGGTTTTCAGACCGGATCGGATCAATTTGACAAAAGTCGGGCGGACTTCCCTCTCAAGCAAACTTGTGACAAGCGCACCTGCAATAAAGCCAAAGAAGAAGATCAATGACCAGAACATATATCTTTTAAATGTCTTCATTATTCCTTCTTGCCGCCCAACGGTAAAGCTCACCGGCGGCGCTGTGCCACTGGCATAGCAGAGACCTTTTATCGAAAACCACCACTGTATCAACCGTCCGTGTGGAGCGAAGGGTTAGGTTGATTTATTTATAAAGTAGAAGTGCAGCCTCTTTCCCAAATACTTTGGCGATACAAAAAAATATGGAAGTGAAAATAATTATTAAAAGAGCACCGCATGACCAAACGGCGTGATTTTTTAACATTGATTTAATGCTGTCTTCTTTTTTTGCAAATTGCGTGTGAAATTTATTGTGCCACAGACTGTTGTAACCAAACATCATGTAGAACCACACCATGATTGCTGACAAGATTAACAATGCGTCAAAAATGTAATTATCAGATTTGATTGAGAGAAATGACAACGCCGACATCAAGAATAACCACTGTAGGAGTTTGAAAAACTCTTCAGCTATTGGACGAGACCAATTGGCAAAAAACAGCATTATTTTGTCGAAAAAATCGTCGTTTTCTTGTGGTTCCATTTTTTCAACCTAACGAGGTTGTAGAAAAAGCCGGGTCCTCGGCAATCCTTCCCAGCCTTTTTAGTCATAATTCCTTATCAGGGATTTACCGGGTTCAAAGACCCTATAGGGTGCGGGTTTTAGTTACCATAACACCCATTATTCGAACCTGGCCCCTTTTTAGGTCTGTTTTGGGGTTCTCCGGGTGGTTTTTCAGACCGCCAAGCCATAACGGTGGATCTTGAACAGGTTGTGCAGCATGGTCATCAACTGCCACTGGGCATTCACTTTGGTTTTTCCTCTCAGGGTGAAGCGCTGCAGGCCGAGCATCTCCCGGATGTTGGCAAAGACCGGCTCGACTATCCCCAGCCGGTGCCCATAGATCGAACGGCCCAGCGCGGAATCGATCTTTTGCCGCATCCGAACCAGTGAACCCGCGGCGCTTTTCGGCAGCCTCTCGATCAGGATGTTCGCCTGCCGGGCGCCTTTTTGGCGGACCGAGCGCAGGCACTGGGCGCGCAGGTGGCAGCTGTCGCAATTGGCCTGGTGCGCCTGGAACTGCATGAAGAGCCGTCCGGCGATTTTGGCCTGGGCGCATTTTAGCCACATCGCCTTGCCGTCTGGACAGATGCAGGTGCGCTTTTCGAGGTCAGCCTGAAAGTCTTCGGTTGTGAAACGCGCCTTGGGGCTGATTTGGGGTGTGGCGGCCGGCTTGTAGCGGCCAGCCTCGGCAAAGCGCGGATCGCGGGAGCGAAAGCCGTGGTCGGCAATATAGCCGTCAATCCGGTTGTGCTCGAGATAGTCGAGGGACTCCCGGTTGCAGTAGCCACTGTCCGCCAGTACCTTGGCGTCTTCCAGTGGACTTTCGCCCAGGTTCTGCTCTACCTGCCCCAGCATCGGCTCCAGCAGGCCGTGTTCATCGCCGCTGCCGAAGGCCT from Desulfuromonas sp. KJ2020 encodes the following:
- a CDS encoding SseB family protein, with the translated sequence MNKLNDIPIDELVEKAAKFNAYGPKLLARLREVEVYFISGEQTDGQIRIQEFIAHNNKPFIPIFASEASFLEANSGSRWSELGVAAKIENIVAGLADDDMVIINPHKQNCFLMPAKIFKK